In a genomic window of Pseudorasbora parva isolate DD20220531a chromosome 24, ASM2467924v1, whole genome shotgun sequence:
- the lrrc4bb gene encoding leucine-rich repeat-containing protein 4B isoform X1 — translation MPQDTRFHKKGAGHDSVAMQAAIVTGLFSPSPLIWLVQLLLWPHLLGPRLAEASPACPTPCSCSNQASRVICTRKGLNEVPQSISSNTRYLNLQENAIQVIRSDTFKHLNHLEILQLSKNQIRQIEVGAFNGLPNLITLELFDNRLPLVPSQAFEYLSKLRELWLRNNPIETLPAYAFHRVPSLRRLDLGELRKLSFISEAAFEGLLNLRFLNLGMCGLKDVPNLTPLVRLEELELSGNQLGVVRPGSFQGLVSLRKLWLMHSRISVIERNAFDDLKNLEELNLSHNSLHSLPHDLFTPLQQLERVHLNHNPWVCNCDVLWLSWWLKETVPDNSTCCARCHAPPGTKGRYIGDLDQRDFTCYAPVIVEPPTDLNVTEGMAAELKCRTGTSMTSVNWLTPNGTLMTHGAYKVRISVLHDGTLNFTNVTMQDTGSYTCMVTNSAGNTTATAVLNVSAPDPGSGYSYFTTVTVETVETGQDGHDSARQFVNETFISFPGPTAASASAGPTGSMLSSLSPRATRAPDHPFTVSITDVANLSGLEDVMKTTKIIIGCFVAITFMAAVMLVVFYKLRKQHQLHKHHGPARAIEIINVEDEIGSAGGASGITGGSTIHSGIGSGGGSGQSPRIHDPEIMTLPSVGQADHLNHYYKPHHFNNNVLGLNMTTGMLNNKTSSQNQASTMKIGTSCDNPGSTSPPLPIPIPMAMTFHGTLKGLSHVPNVQTEPLLLSNGSKESVQETQI, via the exons ATGCCACAAGATACCCGATTCCACAA GAAAGGGGCAGGACATGATTCAGTTGCCATGCAGGCTGCTATCGTAACAGGCCTTTTTAGCCCCTCCCCCCTCATCTGGTTGGTCCAACTGTTGTTGTGGCCACACCTCCTTGGACCTAGATTGGCCGAAGCCAGTCCCGCCTGCCCTACTCCCTGCAGCTGTTCCAATCAAGCCAGTCGAGTGATCTGTACCAGAAAAGGCCTAAATGAAGTTCCACAGAGTATCTCGTCCAATACTCGATACCTCAACCTCCAAGAGAACGCCATACAG GTGATCAGATCAGACACATTCAAGCACCTAAATCATCTGGAAATTTTACAGTTGTCTAAGAACCAGATTCGTCAGATAGAAGTGGGAGCGTTCAATGGCCTTCCCAATCTTATCACCCTGGAGCTTTTTGACAACAGACTGCCACTGGTACCATCACAGGCGTTTGAGTACCTGAGCAAGCTACGTGAACTCTGGCTAAGGAACAACCCCATAGAGACGCTCCCGGCGTACGCCTTCCACCGCGTGCCATCACTGCGGCGGTTAGACCTCGGAGAGTTGCGCAAACTCAGTTTCATCTCAGAGGCAGCATTTGAAGGGCTGCTGAACCTACGGTTCCTGAATCTGGGCATGTGCGGGCTTAAGGATGTACCCAACTTGACGCCTCTCGTGCGGCTAGAGGAACTGGAGCTGTCAGGAAACCAGCTGGGAGTGGTGCGTCCTGGATCTTTCCAAGGCCTGGTGTCTCTACGCAAACTGTGGCTCATGCACTCTCGGATCTCCGTCATTGAGAGGAATGCCTTTGATGACCTCAAGAACCTGGAGGAGCTCAATCTGTCCCATAACTCTCTGCATTCTTTGCCACATGACCTCTTCACTCCACTGCAGCAGTTAGAGCGTGTCCATCTGAACCACAACCCTTGGGTTTGCAACTGTGACGTACTGTGGTTGAGCTGGTGGCTCAAAGAAACCGTACCTGATAACTCCACTTGCTGTGCACGTTGCCATGCCCCACCAGGTACTAAGGGCAGGTACATTGGTGACCTTGACCAGAGAGACTTCACCTGCTATGCACCTGTGATTGTGGAGCCACCAACGGACCTGAACGTGACGGAGGGAATGGCAGCGGAGCTGAAATGCCGCACTGGGACATCCATGACTTCTGTTAATTGGTTGACCCCCAATGGGACGCTGATGACCCATGGCGCATACAAAGTCCGGATCTCTGTCCTGCACGATGGAACCTTGAATTTCACCAATGTGACCATGCAAGACACTGGATCATACACCTGTATGGTCACCAACTCTGCTGGCAACACCACAGCAACTGCTGTGTTGAACGTCTCTGCACCGGACCCAGGCAGTGGCTACAGCTACTTCACAACGGTAACTGTTGAAACCGTAGAGACGGGGCAAGACGGACACGATTCAGCTCGGCAATTCGTCAACGAAACGTTTATTAGCTTTCCAGGACCGACGGCCGCATCCGCATCTGCAGGCCCCACTGGTTCCATGCTGTCCTCCTTGTCACCACGAGCTACGCGTGCACCCGATCACCCGTTCACGGTCTCCATTACAGACGTCGCCAATCTGTCGGGTCTAGAGGACGTAATGAAGACGACCAAGATCATCATCGGCTGCTTTGTGGCCATCACCTTCATGGCGGCCGTGATGCTGGTCGTCTTCTATAAGCTTCGCAAACAGCACCAACTGCACAAACACCACGGGCCGGCACGAGCCATCGAGATCATCAACGTCGAAGATGAGATTGGATCCGCGGGAGGAGCCAGTGGCATCACCGGAGGGAGCACCATCCACTCTGGAATAGGATCTGGTGGAGGAAGTGGGCAAAGTCCAAGGATTCACGACCCTGAGATCATGACCCTGCCGAGCGTAGGGCAAGCGGATCACCTGAACCACTACTACAAACCGCACCACTTTAACAACAACGTGCTTGGCTTAAACATGACCACTGGAATGCTCAACAACAAAACATCCTCCCAAAATCAGGCTTCGACCATGAAAATAGGGACTTCCTGTGACAACCCTGGCTCGACCTCGCCTCCCCTGCCGATTCCTATCCCAATGGCGATGACTTTCCACGGGACTCTGAAAGGCCTTAGTCACGTTCCCAATGTGCAGACTGAGCCGCTGTTGCTATCGAATGGCTCCAAGGAGAGCGTCCAGGAGACCCAGATCTGA
- the lrrc4bb gene encoding leucine-rich repeat-containing protein 4B isoform X2: MQAAIVTGLFSPSPLIWLVQLLLWPHLLGPRLAEASPACPTPCSCSNQASRVICTRKGLNEVPQSISSNTRYLNLQENAIQVIRSDTFKHLNHLEILQLSKNQIRQIEVGAFNGLPNLITLELFDNRLPLVPSQAFEYLSKLRELWLRNNPIETLPAYAFHRVPSLRRLDLGELRKLSFISEAAFEGLLNLRFLNLGMCGLKDVPNLTPLVRLEELELSGNQLGVVRPGSFQGLVSLRKLWLMHSRISVIERNAFDDLKNLEELNLSHNSLHSLPHDLFTPLQQLERVHLNHNPWVCNCDVLWLSWWLKETVPDNSTCCARCHAPPGTKGRYIGDLDQRDFTCYAPVIVEPPTDLNVTEGMAAELKCRTGTSMTSVNWLTPNGTLMTHGAYKVRISVLHDGTLNFTNVTMQDTGSYTCMVTNSAGNTTATAVLNVSAPDPGSGYSYFTTVTVETVETGQDGHDSARQFVNETFISFPGPTAASASAGPTGSMLSSLSPRATRAPDHPFTVSITDVANLSGLEDVMKTTKIIIGCFVAITFMAAVMLVVFYKLRKQHQLHKHHGPARAIEIINVEDEIGSAGGASGITGGSTIHSGIGSGGGSGQSPRIHDPEIMTLPSVGQADHLNHYYKPHHFNNNVLGLNMTTGMLNNKTSSQNQASTMKIGTSCDNPGSTSPPLPIPIPMAMTFHGTLKGLSHVPNVQTEPLLLSNGSKESVQETQI; this comes from the exons ATGCAGGCTGCTATCGTAACAGGCCTTTTTAGCCCCTCCCCCCTCATCTGGTTGGTCCAACTGTTGTTGTGGCCACACCTCCTTGGACCTAGATTGGCCGAAGCCAGTCCCGCCTGCCCTACTCCCTGCAGCTGTTCCAATCAAGCCAGTCGAGTGATCTGTACCAGAAAAGGCCTAAATGAAGTTCCACAGAGTATCTCGTCCAATACTCGATACCTCAACCTCCAAGAGAACGCCATACAG GTGATCAGATCAGACACATTCAAGCACCTAAATCATCTGGAAATTTTACAGTTGTCTAAGAACCAGATTCGTCAGATAGAAGTGGGAGCGTTCAATGGCCTTCCCAATCTTATCACCCTGGAGCTTTTTGACAACAGACTGCCACTGGTACCATCACAGGCGTTTGAGTACCTGAGCAAGCTACGTGAACTCTGGCTAAGGAACAACCCCATAGAGACGCTCCCGGCGTACGCCTTCCACCGCGTGCCATCACTGCGGCGGTTAGACCTCGGAGAGTTGCGCAAACTCAGTTTCATCTCAGAGGCAGCATTTGAAGGGCTGCTGAACCTACGGTTCCTGAATCTGGGCATGTGCGGGCTTAAGGATGTACCCAACTTGACGCCTCTCGTGCGGCTAGAGGAACTGGAGCTGTCAGGAAACCAGCTGGGAGTGGTGCGTCCTGGATCTTTCCAAGGCCTGGTGTCTCTACGCAAACTGTGGCTCATGCACTCTCGGATCTCCGTCATTGAGAGGAATGCCTTTGATGACCTCAAGAACCTGGAGGAGCTCAATCTGTCCCATAACTCTCTGCATTCTTTGCCACATGACCTCTTCACTCCACTGCAGCAGTTAGAGCGTGTCCATCTGAACCACAACCCTTGGGTTTGCAACTGTGACGTACTGTGGTTGAGCTGGTGGCTCAAAGAAACCGTACCTGATAACTCCACTTGCTGTGCACGTTGCCATGCCCCACCAGGTACTAAGGGCAGGTACATTGGTGACCTTGACCAGAGAGACTTCACCTGCTATGCACCTGTGATTGTGGAGCCACCAACGGACCTGAACGTGACGGAGGGAATGGCAGCGGAGCTGAAATGCCGCACTGGGACATCCATGACTTCTGTTAATTGGTTGACCCCCAATGGGACGCTGATGACCCATGGCGCATACAAAGTCCGGATCTCTGTCCTGCACGATGGAACCTTGAATTTCACCAATGTGACCATGCAAGACACTGGATCATACACCTGTATGGTCACCAACTCTGCTGGCAACACCACAGCAACTGCTGTGTTGAACGTCTCTGCACCGGACCCAGGCAGTGGCTACAGCTACTTCACAACGGTAACTGTTGAAACCGTAGAGACGGGGCAAGACGGACACGATTCAGCTCGGCAATTCGTCAACGAAACGTTTATTAGCTTTCCAGGACCGACGGCCGCATCCGCATCTGCAGGCCCCACTGGTTCCATGCTGTCCTCCTTGTCACCACGAGCTACGCGTGCACCCGATCACCCGTTCACGGTCTCCATTACAGACGTCGCCAATCTGTCGGGTCTAGAGGACGTAATGAAGACGACCAAGATCATCATCGGCTGCTTTGTGGCCATCACCTTCATGGCGGCCGTGATGCTGGTCGTCTTCTATAAGCTTCGCAAACAGCACCAACTGCACAAACACCACGGGCCGGCACGAGCCATCGAGATCATCAACGTCGAAGATGAGATTGGATCCGCGGGAGGAGCCAGTGGCATCACCGGAGGGAGCACCATCCACTCTGGAATAGGATCTGGTGGAGGAAGTGGGCAAAGTCCAAGGATTCACGACCCTGAGATCATGACCCTGCCGAGCGTAGGGCAAGCGGATCACCTGAACCACTACTACAAACCGCACCACTTTAACAACAACGTGCTTGGCTTAAACATGACCACTGGAATGCTCAACAACAAAACATCCTCCCAAAATCAGGCTTCGACCATGAAAATAGGGACTTCCTGTGACAACCCTGGCTCGACCTCGCCTCCCCTGCCGATTCCTATCCCAATGGCGATGACTTTCCACGGGACTCTGAAAGGCCTTAGTCACGTTCCCAATGTGCAGACTGAGCCGCTGTTGCTATCGAATGGCTCCAAGGAGAGCGTCCAGGAGACCCAGATCTGA